The following are encoded in a window of Gossypium raimondii isolate GPD5lz chromosome 13, ASM2569854v1, whole genome shotgun sequence genomic DNA:
- the LOC105781612 gene encoding aspartic proteinase nepenthesin-1, with protein sequence MSLSLRFLSAKLFLCLCLTLFQHHVTFSASNPTGLTLRAVLDDSPNSPLYLIENMTIAERIERFIQVTNAKDNYLNLNARVGPDNSNSLSRVVMARDGLFYSVWLLIGSQGQEVKLLMDTGGGLTWTQCQPCLNCFPQNLPIYDSRASTTYSTLSCDHPLCQVEGSLYTCVDDLCIFVHNYHGGLYTTGVASLETFYFPMDPSTALTFNNLVFGCSRDSRNVVFQDTELSGIFGMNMMPDSLMSQLSSFTNFRFSYCLVPFPDLIPHTLVLRFGDDIPLLPPERVKTTMFVHAPYLYNYYVNLVTISFLNDRLGFPPSQFQLREDGLGGCFVDSGYLLTAIEDNYVGGVNAYDVLMDLFTAYYESNNLRRTTDPSGLDMCFERPNDFNNFANLTFHFDGEADYFVPPQHLHIFQQDHFCVAITRGRYATVLGAWQQQNKRMLYDVGLGRLQFADENCAND encoded by the coding sequence ATGTCTTTATCCCTTCGTTTTCTCAGCGCTAAACTGTTCTTATGCCTCTGTTTAACCTTATTTCAACACCATGTCACGTTTTCTGCTTCGAATCCTACTGGTCTAACCCTAAGGGCTGTCCTGGATGATTCTCCAAACTCTCCTTTATACCTTATTGAAAACATGACTATAGCTGAAAGAATCGAAAGATTTATCCAAGTTACCAATGCTAAAGACAATTATTTGAATCTTAATGCAAGGGTAGGCCCTGATAATTCTAATTCTCTATCTCGAGTAGTAATGGCTCGAGATGGTTTATTTTATTCAGTATGGCTTCTAATAGGAAGCCAAGGCCAAGAAGTGAAGCTGTTGATGGACACAGGCGGTGGTCTAACATGGACGCAGTGTCAGCCTTGCCTAAATTGTTTCCCACAGAATCTTCCAATTTATGATTCTAGAGCTTCCACTACTTACTCCACTCTTTCTTGTGACCATCCTCTCTGCCAAGTCGAGGGTAGCCTTTATACTTGTGTCGATGACTTATGTATCTTCGTTCATAATTATCATGGCGGCCTCTACACTACGGGCGTCGCATCCCTGGAAACATTCTATTTCCCTATGGACCCATCTACTGCTCTAACTTTCAATAATCTGGTCTTCGGTTGCTCTCGGGATAGTCGTAACGTTGTTTTTCAGGACACCGAACTTTCAGGGATCTTTGGAATGAACATGATGCCGGATTCATTGATGAGTCAGCTTTCTAGTTTTACTAACTTTCGATTCTCCTACTGTTTGGTCCCATTTCCTGATTTAATACCTCATACACTTGTTCTAAGGTTCGGAGATGACATTCCACTGTTGCCTCCAGAACGTGTTAAAACAACGATGTTCGTGCACGCACCTTACCTCTATAATTACTACGTGAACCTGGTGActataagttttctaaatgatCGTCTAGGATTTCCTCCATCTCAATTTCAGCTGAGGGAAGACGGGTTAGGTGGTTGCTTCGTTGACTCTGGATATTTGCTCACCGCAATCGAAGACAACTATGTTGGAGGGGTGAATGCATATGATGTACTAATGGATCTGTTTACAGCTTATTATGAGAGCAACAATCTTAGAAGAACAACGGATCCGTCAGGACTTGACATGTGTTTTGAACGTccaaatgattttaataattttgcaaatCTAACATTCCATTTTGATGGTGAAGCCGATTACTTCGTTCCTCCACAGCATTTGCATATCTTCCAACAAGATCACTTCTGCGTAGCAATAACAAGGGGAAGATACGCAACTGTGCTTGGAGCATGGCAGCAACAAAATAAACGTATGCTTTATGATGTAGGGCTTGGTAGACTCCAATTTGCTGATGAAAACTGTGCGAATGATTAA